Below is a genomic region from Prunus persica cultivar Lovell chromosome G3, Prunus_persica_NCBIv2, whole genome shotgun sequence.
GCTAGTTTTATAATCTGGACAACTTCTTGAAAGACAGCAGAAAGAGCATCTGATCTCTGACGATCTACTTTTGCTTGATGGATCAAGCTGTGGTTAATGATACTTGCAAATTGGTTTGCTTTACTCAGACATGTGCTAGACAGTAGAAAAGCGATAAAGTATCCAcatttctcaactttcacGGATAAGATATTCTACCTGCTTGACAAGTCGCTATTCTCACTTCCCCCCCCAATATATTACATACACAAGTGGAGAAATTCTTTTGCAGAGTCGTTGTAGAGTGTTGCCAATCCGCTCGTGTTATAACATATGtataaatttattaatattatacccTAATATCCGTATTAATAATGCATAAATTAGTAATACCATGTAATGATGTTTTAATCATTGTTGAAAttcttgtattttatttttccatttttcatgcTTTTTACGTAATAAAATTTAGATATACAATTGATTGTACGTACATGGACTTATATATGTCCTTCCTCCCAATCTTTGACtcttaatttgttttggtttcgAATTTTGATGCGTAAGTTATCGAATATTTGCATGAACTAGATGCATGAACCAcaacttttgtgtttttgccAGAAGCATACATATAATAGCTGATCTCAAAATTCTATGGAAATTGTAAcccgaagaaaaaaaattcttaggCAATTGAAGAAatcttatttatattatttacatTAGTTTCTTAAGTGATTTACCTTAACATGACAGCAGAGATCTCCTTTTCACTTTTTTGAGGTCTCAATCATTAGGATTGGGAATGGGAAAGAGTTATTTGCACTAATACCCTCTCaagtttttgattttttgacaAAACTCCCTGAGGTTTCAATAATCATGAACACCCCCTAAggttttcaattgttttcacaaacccttttttgttgattttttcattaaaatattgatgattttatatataaaaaattcttgaaatgacaaaattagcctttgagattagattgcacATACATTCATTGAGGTtgattttgtcatttgcacacgtttttaaaaataaaatcatcaagTTTTGGACGAACAATCAACGAAAATAGGCGGATTTGGGTTGGAGCTCGATGAAATTTCTTGTTGGTCTGCACTCGAATTTGGGTGTAAGAGGGCAAATTCACTGTCTTGATCAACTGGTTTAACCCACGTCTGCACAATGAGCCACAATCTTATAAAGTTAAGAGAAAATGcacgaaaaaaaataaaatcaacaaTGTGTTATTCAAGCGACCTTAATAATCCAAGGAAACTATCGCCTATTATGGGTTTGTGTTTTCTAAAGTTGttggttgatgagtttttGGAGACTGATAATGATATTGGCACGGCTCAATCAAATTAAAGGACCCAATAAACAGTTGAGaagtttgatttgattgaGCCACGCcaacatcaacatcatcattcCACCAAAATGCTACAACTAGTCGACATTAACGACATTAATCATCGagcaggaaaaggaaaaacaatagCCTGAATGAGCTGCAAAACTTGAATATCCCATGTTTCATCCACCGTTGTTTATATTTCTCATCACATCGGTAGAGAGAAACGGTGTCAGGTGGAAGTTTTACTCCTGAATGCGTGGATGCATGACTGCAAATGCTAATCTGTCATTGATCCAgcagacaaaagaaaacagagatgaAATAATCAGAAGCTAAAAAGTAGAGTGTATGGTCTAAGAGGAAGATGTTGAAACTGATAGCAGGGAGGAGGGTTAGCATAGAGAATGGCTTGGACTTTGAAATGTTAATTTGCTTTGTTAtggatgtatatatatatatatagggaagGAGCAAATGATGTACAGAAAAGAAACCCCAAGTCAATACTAAAATAGTGATATTTTTTTCTGATTGATGTCAAACCTGATTTCATCTTTTACACCTAATGTTGTTGGAAAGATATCAAATATGCTTGCTATATTTGACTGAGTGTTTTCCCTCAGTATGAAGATAGGATAAACTACCAGCAAACAATGATTTGATAGATGCATGCTACTTTTCAATGAATCAAGGAAAATAAGGATTACTTCACGTATAAGCACTCTGAATCCAAACCTAATTCTGTTCTTTCACTTTCAATATTTGCTCAGGAATGTTGGTTAACTTATGGCCAACTCAGAATGCTTAGAATGCTGCCTGATTGATGTAATAATCTGACCAATCGCTTTTTACATCAATCAGGCAGCATTTTAAGCATTCTAATTGGACCAATTACAATCACTCCAAATCAAGTCACTGTTACTTTGGCTTTAACTTTAAGTTGAATCTTCTGATGCCAGAAAAATCTCTTGGACTTCAAGGCTGAGCTCAGCTCTATATCACACACACGCATCTCAGAGTTCATATGTCTTCGGTTTGGTCGCATTTTGTGTTCagaattcattcattcaaCAAGATTAGGACGACTAATTTCGCACCATTGCTTTCCTAATTGTCCCGCTAATTGTAGTGGGTTAGTAGGACATCATTGTTGGTGGTGCGACAATGACTCTTGACTTGGTTCCTCAATGATGGGATTAAGTGCTCCACAAATACAGATTAAGTGCTCCACAAATACAGAGTGTcttcatttcaaattttaattgagAATGCAACATATTTAGCAGAATTCAAACCTGACTTTGCATCTCCATGAAACAGAGAGGCAAAGAAATAGGACTTGTTGTACACAATTTAAAACACAAATACTTGACAACCACAAACTGGTATCTGGTAAGAGCAAGTGACATTACAAACCAAAGCCATTACAACCACAATTTTCTGCAGTTGACTTGTCCCAGATTATATTTATTCGAGACCACATAAACTAGTAAAGCAGCACAAACACAAGTCTACCGCATATTCATATGCCCTGTAGGTTGCATCAGACTACTCCAATAAAATTGGAAGCATTTGCACCCCATTGTCCAAAAAGCCATCAGGCCCCATAAGAAACATCATTTCTGGATTGGCAGCCTTGTCCTCCGCATCATGTGAGCATGAGAATTCTGCAAAACTGCCGTTCTTCTGAAGTCTCGAGTCTAGGAGCTGACCTGGATGAGTCGTAGTGACATTGGACTGAGTCACTGAAGCTTGTGCTGGATGTGATGACAGAAGATAGAGAGCACAACCCGAGTCAATGACTCGAGTCATACCATCAGAAGACATTATATGACTGCCCTTTCTGCTTTCTGCGGGTGAGGCAGCAGTTGTTGGAAATGGCTGGTGGCGCAAGAAAGTTTGAGGGGCTGCCCGGTTGCCTGAAGCAGCTTTAGTGTCATTATTTGTCtgcaagaaaagaaatggTTTTTCTCCTCCATTGAATGAAGGATGGCGGCTGTAAAGCATGGATTCTGCTCCATTTTTGGCTTCCACAGGCCACATGCTTCTCACATTATTGGTTGCACATAGCTGCGGGTTACTAAATTGCAAGATTCTGGGACCTGAATGTTAATTAGATAGGCATATCAATCCCATAATCAAAGTCCATAATCAATATGAATTGGTTACCCAAGGAATGAAGAAAAGGGTATTCTAGCATAGCAGTTCTTGATCAATAGTTTGATAATTTGAAAAGTTAACTAGGCAAGACAAGCTCTTCAAAATTATGATCTGCCAATTTGGTCAAATTACTGTCAAAGCTAAATGAACAGTCTCAATTCAGTTTGGTTCTTCTAAACAAAAGAGTTGATTACAATTAGGCAAAACAAGTTCTGGATATAATCAAATTGAAGactgcaacaacaacaaaaaaacagttAATACCTTTGTAACCGGACAGGAAGTTGGAAGTGAAGTAGAGGGATTCTGGTTTAGGCTTCCTCCTGCGCTGGTTGTGACCGTTGAGACGTTTCCTGCAGCTTCTCTTGACCTCATCAAACTCCACCAGAGAATGGAATCTACAACACTTGATGAAAAATCACATGTAAATattgtaattgtaattgaaattgaaagaagcTAACTTCCTAACAAATTgtacataaaaatgaaaaagaacccTAAATTGATTAAAGCATGGTGATTGCAGAATTGATCATAAATATAACCTGCTGCACTGCTGGCAGAACCGTTTCTGTTCACCCCTGACGGAGACAACAGGGGTCTTAGAGTGGAGCTCACAGACTCTATGGCGTCGGTGATACTCCCTGCAAAGACTGAGGTCCGCCTTGCAACCCTCAACCAAGCATGACAATTTCTGCTCATCAGTTCCATTACTTTTAACCCttttggatgatgatgatgaagatgatggtgAGGATAACGGTGACGATGATGACGCCACAGCTGAGGGCTTAATTGGGTCCTTGAACAAGTGTCCAGCAGGAGGAGAATCAGACAAGTTCAAATCCACTAGTAAAGATCCAGCAGCTGCtgatctcttcttcttctggggTTGTGAGATGGACCCAACCAAAGCAGCAAGGTCACTATCTTGTTCCAGTTTTTGCTGCTCCAATTCCAACTCCAACTCCA
It encodes:
- the LOC18781876 gene encoding squamosa promoter-binding-like protein 13A isoform X2 — encoded protein: MEWDFKDFACWDSTDELELELELELELEQQKLEQDSDLAALVGSISQPQKKKRSAAAGSLLVDLNLSDSPPAGHLFKDPIKPSAVASSSSPLSSPSSSSSSSKRVKSNGTDEQKLSCLVEGCKADLSLCREYHRRHRVCELHSKTPVVSVRGEQKRFCQQCSRFHSLVEFDEVKRSCRKRLNGHNQRRRKPKPESLYFTSNFLSGYKGPRILQFSNPQLCATNNVRSMWPVEAKNGAESMLYSRHPSFNGGEKPFLFLQTNNDTKAASGNRAAPQTFLRHQPFPTTAASPAESRKGSHIMSSDGMTRVIDSGCALYLLSSHPAQASVTQSNVTTTHPGQLLDSRLQKNGSFAEFSCSHDAEDKAANPEMMFLMGPDGFLDNGVQMLPILLE
- the LOC18781876 gene encoding squamosa promoter-binding-like protein 13A isoform X1, with the protein product MCFSSSLPKPCLCVSLSSLGKEEIREEGRVVVVVVMEWDFKDFACWDSTDELELELELELELEQQKLEQDSDLAALVGSISQPQKKKRSAAAGSLLVDLNLSDSPPAGHLFKDPIKPSAVASSSSPLSSPSSSSSSSKRVKSNGTDEQKLSCLVEGCKADLSLCREYHRRHRVCELHSKTPVVSVRGEQKRFCQQCSRFHSLVEFDEVKRSCRKRLNGHNQRRRKPKPESLYFTSNFLSGYKGPRILQFSNPQLCATNNVRSMWPVEAKNGAESMLYSRHPSFNGGEKPFLFLQTNNDTKAASGNRAAPQTFLRHQPFPTTAASPAESRKGSHIMSSDGMTRVIDSGCALYLLSSHPAQASVTQSNVTTTHPGQLLDSRLQKNGSFAEFSCSHDAEDKAANPEMMFLMGPDGFLDNGVQMLPILLE